The following coding sequences lie in one Caproicibacterium argilliputei genomic window:
- a CDS encoding helix-turn-helix domain-containing protein, translating into MNSHFPRIITLLRKERGLSQKAVAESLGVSQALLSHYEKGIRECGLDFVVKIADFYDVSCDYLLGRTPHPTGATVQIAQPAAISRAAQESMGQALLFNSLSVLYSILGNCGNEDITNETSAYLFCEVYRLFRTVYSANPKNPQGMFTIREKLADGRAAAGAEIALSNICCLLSGEDLDSLAGLPKSELPALSPEKLSESYPSLVSSLFTLLQQAELRMGAPTAAAEKPKKKK; encoded by the coding sequence TTGAACAGCCATTTTCCGCGTATCATCACGCTGCTGCGCAAAGAGCGCGGGCTGAGCCAAAAGGCTGTTGCCGAAAGTCTTGGTGTTTCTCAAGCACTGCTTTCCCACTATGAAAAGGGAATCCGCGAATGCGGGCTGGACTTTGTAGTCAAAATTGCGGATTTTTACGATGTTTCGTGCGATTACCTGCTGGGGCGCACACCGCACCCCACCGGCGCAACGGTACAGATTGCACAGCCCGCCGCCATCTCCCGCGCGGCGCAGGAATCCATGGGGCAAGCGCTGCTTTTCAACTCCCTGTCCGTTTTGTATTCCATTCTGGGCAACTGCGGAAATGAAGACATTACAAACGAAACATCCGCTTACTTATTCTGTGAAGTTTACCGTTTGTTTCGCACCGTGTATTCTGCCAACCCCAAAAATCCGCAAGGAATGTTTACCATCCGGGAAAAGCTGGCAGACGGCCGCGCTGCCGCCGGTGCGGAAATCGCGCTTTCCAACATCTGCTGCCTGCTTTCCGGCGAAGACTTGGACAGCCTCGCGGGGCTGCCAAAGTCGGAGCTGCCCGCGTTAAGCCCAGAAAAGCTTTCAGAGTCTTACCCCTCCTTGGTTTCGTCCCTGTTTACGCTTCTGCAGCAGGCGGAGCTGCGCATGGGTGCGCCTACAGCTGCGGCAGAGAAGCCAAAAAAGAAGAAGTAA
- a CDS encoding histidine phosphatase family protein, giving the protein MHSYLIHLVRHGLTAGNLEGRYIGSTDLSLCEQGKEELKKLKKQHPYPAAQVCYSSPLRRCLQTAKLLYPELTPQVVTDFRETSFGEWENKTAAQIAKEDPSFAAWMEGGKQVTPPGGEDGGWFMQRTCAAFEHMVDGLLRQDIRSAAAVLHGGSIMAILAAYGLPRAQFYDWMTQPGCGYSLRITPGLWMRSMVAEVYETIPPREAEQTQEEKTERMVLDVAREAASRAYPPEKGTKPKE; this is encoded by the coding sequence ATGCACTCGTATTTAATCCATCTGGTTCGCCACGGCTTAACAGCCGGAAATTTAGAGGGACGCTACATTGGCAGCACCGATCTTTCTCTGTGCGAGCAGGGCAAAGAGGAGCTGAAAAAGCTGAAAAAGCAGCATCCGTACCCGGCGGCGCAGGTGTGCTATTCCAGCCCGCTGCGCCGCTGCCTGCAGACGGCGAAGCTTCTTTATCCCGAGTTGACGCCGCAGGTGGTGACGGACTTTCGGGAAACAAGCTTTGGAGAGTGGGAAAACAAGACCGCCGCGCAGATTGCCAAGGAAGACCCCAGTTTCGCCGCCTGGATGGAAGGCGGCAAGCAGGTGACACCGCCCGGCGGGGAAGACGGCGGTTGGTTTATGCAGCGCACCTGCGCTGCTTTTGAGCACATGGTGGATGGGCTTCTGCGGCAGGATATCCGCAGCGCGGCGGCGGTGCTGCACGGCGGCTCCATCATGGCGATTCTGGCGGCTTACGGTCTGCCGCGTGCGCAGTTTTACGACTGGATGACCCAGCCGGGCTGCGGCTACTCCCTGCGCATTACGCCCGGCCTGTGGATGCGTTCTATGGTGGCGGAGGTGTATGAAACCATTCCGCCGCGCGAAGCGGAACAGACGCAGGAGGAAAAAACCGAGCGTATGGTGCTGGACGTTGCGCGCGAAGCCGCCAGCCGCGCGTACCCGCCGGAAAAAGGAACAAAGCCGAAAGAGTGA